The region TTGTTTCTACACCAAGAAGCTTTAACGAGTCTATCACTTTGAAAATCCGATCTGCTACCATAGTATCTATAATATAAACACCCGACAAATCTAATATTAACCGTTGAAGCTGTAGTCTGTTTACTGATTTCAACGTTTCTTCCATTAGATAATTGGCTCTTTCCGTATCTATATTTCCAATGAGAGGTAAAACAGCGATTTCTTTGGCTAAAGGTACAACAGGCACCGATAATTCAAGAAATGCACTTTGCGCACGTTCAAGGGTTAATTGATAGAAATGCACATAATTTAAACTAAAGGAATAAGCAGCATGATCTAAAAGAAGATCAATAATTCCACCTACTTCAAATACCGTATCTATTGATAGATTGTTTTTCTTTATTACTTCCTTCAATTTCTTCCATAAGAAAGTTCGATAATATCTTGTATCTTTTAACGCTTCATCCAATGGGACCTTCAAATTGCAAAACATTTCTCCTGTGTCTTTTCCCCATTGTGTAAATTTTTGGAGTGCGGTTTCTTCATCTAGATGATCCCTAAGAACTTCACCAAATAAACTTATAAAGTGAGCTCGGATATTAATAAGTTCTGCTTCAAAAGGAGCCAATTGTTTTTTTTCTTCTTCTGTAATACCAATAATTCTACTTTCATGTACCTCATTAGCAATTTCAAATCTATACTCTAGGATTGTATCCCCTAAAAACTTTATTTCATCTTTCATTTTTTCCTCTTTTCCTCCGAAAAGCCTGTTGAGGCTGTTATTTAATTTTTTAAATTAATTATATCATTACGTGTCAAAACGCTTATTTTTTGTTAATTTCGTAGTATAAAATTCTCCATTCTTACCTCTTCTAATTATCTATTAAAATTTCAAATAAAAAAAGACCAAAAAATATAAAAAACAAAAGAAGTTATTTTTATTCTTTTTATTTCTATAAGGAGCAAAGGATTCAAGAAAATATAAGATGGATCTTAGCGACCAAAAGTTACTTTATAAATATTGTATTAATGTCCTTCCGATAATCTGTTTTATGTTAACTAAAGGTGCATATACAGCCTAAAAAAGCGAAAAATCACTGTTTCCGTCAGTGATTTTTCTGGTTGCCAGTATGCTATACATGTCCATATGTCTTTTGACACTGTGAGTAGTTTGCTCAAGTGGTTAATAACTTATGTATTAAAAAGAAAAGCCTACTGATAAAGAATGGATCAGTAGGCTTTTCTGAATGCTGATTTATTTTTTCAAAAACGATTCTAATTTCATAAATTCATTTTCATTTCTGTGTGTAGAGTAAACTACCCTATTCCTCCTACATTTGGTGGAGTTCTAGATATTCTTTTAATGTTTGCTGTAACGTCCCTTTTGTTTCTGCCTTTTCTTCAAAGGAGATTCCTGAGTGAATCATTGTCCGCACTAGATCAGCACGTAAACCTGTAAGAATAGCCTTACATCCCATCATTGAAATGCCAGTTAATATTTTTTGAAGATGGTCAATAACATGCATCTCCATGTTGGCAATTCCAGAAAGATCTATAATTAATGTTTCAATCCTTAAATCTGATATGCCTATCAATACTTTCTCCTCAATCGTTTGGATACGGTATGTGTCAACCATTCCAATCAATGGTAATACAGCTACAGATTGGCTAAGTGGTATAATAGGCACCGATAGATGTTCAACTAAGTCCCTCTGGGAGGCAATTAATTCATCTTTATATTTGGAATAACTAATGAGAAAAGTGTTAAGAAATTGATCAATCTTATCATTAATACGTTTCTCTAAGGCATAAAATTCTTCACGGCTATTAAAATGGTTATTTATTCGGTCATATTGATAGAGAAAATGCCACAACGTTCGCCTAATGGCCTGTACCCATTCTAGTTTGAAGGCAAGAGTTAAGGCGTGCTCCGCCCAGGCTACCCCTTCTTGTTGAGCGAAAGCAATGAGTTGTTCTTCTTTTTGCTCCACGACATATAGAGATAACTTTTGAGCATTTTTTAAAAGATCAATATTTCCAGTTTCTAAAATATCATTAATCTTAGAGGCAACGTTAACCGCCTCTGATAAAAGTTTATCCTGAAAACTCTGTTTGTTGTCTCTAATAAAATCAGTCATTTTCTCTCTCTGATTATAAATAATCTCCATTTTAAATCCCCCTTATTTTTTTTGATTATACTTAGCTTTAAATAATTAATATCCCAAAGTAAAATGTCATCTTTTCATTGTCTATAAAGAAAAGTCTTCCTTGTACTATCTACAATAGATATGGCTTCAGATAAAAAATGCTAATGCTTTTATAACCAATTTGTAAATCTTGAACATACCCATGGTAGTGACACTTCTTTCAACATGATAAAGGGTCAATGGAGGTTATTTTCACTGGCTGATATCCATTCAGATAGTTCATCAAAAATGTTCTGCACTTGTTCTTTATTTAACGTGTCAACATTCTCCCATGCACTAGAAATATAAATCTCTAGATGATCAGGATAGGAAATGGATTCAGTAATAAGGGCTTTATAAAATAAAGGATTACCGCCTTTATCTACTTCACCCTTACATCTATAGTTTTCAAACTTCCAACCCCCTTTTGTTTTTTTAAAATGATAAAGGTCCTTAAGTCCCCACCGAGGGCTATAAATACGCATTTTGAATCTAGATGCACTACTCAATGTCAGATACCTCCTACCTCCTCAAAAATATCATTTTTAAATACGACTCTTTTTGTTTTTACCCTCAAAACATGTATTTTACATCCATCTTTTTTACTATATATATTAAGAATTGCTAACTATGTTGCATTCGTCATATAGCACCTAATCCCAATACAACATTACATTTTTTGTTTTTTTTACAAATTTATTTCATTTTTAAAATCTTTATTTCAATTATTGAAGGTAATAACTTATAAATATACCCTATGTTAAAATGGATTAAACTTTAATTTGTAAAATTTCTTTAAATAGTGAGAAAGGGGTTTGGTGATACATGACAATAATAAAAATCAAAGAAATGTTAGAAACTTTATTACGATATGAAGATAGTGAAATCACTCATACCTTTCGCAATGGAAATAATACCCTTTCTCTCAGTTATTCTAAAGAACTAAAGAATTTTCAAGTAAAGAATATTGAAACGGGCCATATTGAACATTTTCCGGATGTGGAGACTACACTTATTACAACGACAATCTTATCATAAGAAGTTCAAAAAGTTAGAACCCGTAAGAGAGAAATTATTGACATAAGACGATCAATCTCATATGCAATATATAGTCACTAACGGGTTGACCAAACGACCTAATTCAATATATGTTATAAAATTCATATCTAAAAATATTTAACGGAGTGTACTTATATTGTTCATTTTAGTTAGAAACTCTTTGATATTAGCTGCTGGTTTTTATTTATCAGCGATCTTTTTACCTGAAGTATTGCATGTAAACGAAACTGTTTCTAAATATTTAATGGTAATACTTGCTGGCCTATGGATTCTTAAATCACGAAATAAATGGTGGTTCAATATGGTTTCTGTCATTTTAGGGCTTATCATTTTATTAATTTCCCTTGAGATGACCATGCTATAAAGGAGAGTGATGTATAAAAGGCAGTTTTTTCACTCATTCTTTCTCCATTCATATTGGTCATAAATACTGATAAATCAACAATGCATAAAATGCTGTATAAAAAATAAATTTATAAAGCAAACGAGGCCTTGTGTATCAAGGGCTCGTTTTTGGTATGTGTACCGGAAAGAGTGATTATGTTAACTATAATTGTATATCATATACAGCCCAAAAATAGAAAAAACCACCTTAGAGTTAGGGAGAAGGTAGTTTTTTCTATGACGTAATTAGGTTTCATGAGTGATGCTTCATTGCATCTTGGGTAGTTTGCTCAAGCTATCAATAATCTATGTATCAAAAAGAAAAACTCCCTATTTCCGTAAGGAGTTTTTCTGATGTGTACATTATTCCGTTTTATTTGATACTTTAAAGCATCTTGGGTAGTTTGCTCAAAATATTGCAGGTTATTCATGAGAGGAAATTTAAAACAAGCTCAGGTCTAAAATTAGACTTGAGCTTGTTTTAATGGGGCTTTACGCATGTTCAATCGTAAATCTGAATAATATGACAGTGAAGTTAACTTTTAATAGTAGGGGGAGTAATAATGATCGATGGATTTGTAGAGAGGTCCTTAGATGAAATTCGTTTTTGGTCAAGGATTATGAAGGAACATTCTTTGTTTCTTAGATTAGGTTTTAGATGTGAGGATACGCAATTGATTCAGGAAGCAAATCAATTTTACCATCTGTTTGAACAAATAGAACAAAGAGCTCACTCATTTACCAGTCAAATTGATCCTGAACAAATGAAGAGATTTAATTCAGAAGTTCAACAAGCTGCTACTGGCATATTTGCTTTTAAGAGAAAAATTTTAGGGTTAATTTTAAATGGAAAAATGCAAGGAGCAAACAATTTTCCTCTCTTAGTTGATCACATTAGTAGAGAAGCTAATTATTTTAGAAAAAGACTAATTGAATTAAACGAAGGAAAATTGAAACCACTTGCCGATGCTATTATCAAAGAGAATGTATTCTTTTTAAGAATTATGGCTGATCATGCTAAATTCATAGGACATCTCCTTGATCCATCAGAAAGAAAACTAGTAGATATGGCTAGAAACTTTAGTAATGATTTTGATCAGTTGGTTTTTCAGGCTAGAGATTTAGATTCGATGAAACCACAGTCCCAAACCGTACCCCTCCTAGATCAATTCCTTGATGAGAATCGTGTTTCTGTAGCTTCTCTTCGGGATTTTAAGAAAACTGCGAGAGATTTAATTGAGGAATGTAGAATTAAAAGCATTATACACCCTCTTTTAGCAGATCACACTTTTCGTGAAGCTGAAAGATTTCTTCATATCATTGATATGTTCGAGGCTAGCTTAAGAAACCAAGATTAATCCTAATTTTTGAGAGAAATGAGATGAAATATATGCTAGTGGTTTGTAAGGAACATGTTAAGGATGGTATTACACGCCTTGAGGTTCCTCATGAAAAAAAATTAGGGATTCTAAACTTACCTGTTCGTTTTGCAAAGAAGAAGCTATTTGTTTGACTATCGTTCTTAGCTTAGCTTCTAATGAACATAAAGTTATAAAGACGGCTATAAATCCTATAATGACAAAAAACATATTAGCTGATATCCCCTATACATCATTTTATTTTTGAAGTAATAACTATATAATAACATTTTTTCTATATTTTATATCTTAATGTTGTATACATTCTTAGGTAACATACTGTAGGAATAAAAAGAGCAACCATAAAGGTTGCTCTTTTAAAATATCGTTTTTATAGCTAGGTACACTGCAGCAATCGATGCAAGGACTATAAGTACATTTAAAATGCGATGTTGAGTAGCTAAGTGGTCTCGCTTCATTTCTGCACGAGTCAATGGTTTCTTTTCATCGTGATTTCCACTCACTATGTTACATCTCCCATCTTATTTAGTTATTGGTTCCACTAATTTAAGCAATAAGCTGATCGTCGTTAGCTGCTTCTTCCTTTTTTATTTTCCCTCTACATAAGATATAAAAAACACTAAAAGTAATAATCGACCAAATAAGGTTAGCTCCTGGCTCAGTGTTAGCTACCTTAAACAAACTTGGGATAGATCCGAAGACAGAATCGTCCGTTGTAAGGAACAGAGCCAGAAACATATTATTTGCTGCATGTGCTCCAATGGTAATTTCTAAGCTTTTTGTTTTAATGGCGATATATGTAAGAGCAAAACCAGCTACAATGTAATCCAGTCCGACTAATATAATGGATATATTCATTTCAGGATTAGCAAAATGGCCTATGGAGAACATTAGTCCAACAATAATGGCCAGTAAAATGGGGCGCTTCACTTTCTTACTCACCCATTGGAGAAGAAGTCCCCTAAAGAACAGTTCCTCCGTTGTTGTTTGAATAGGCACTAATAAAAACGTAATAAGGATTAAGAAGATATACTCTTTCAGGCTTACGTGGTTCCATGAATAATCCGAATGGTTAAAAACAACATCAATTACTTGCCCAACGATTAATAACATGCTAAAAGCTCCAAAGGACCATATTATTTTCTTGCAATTCACACGTTTATTAGAGGTTATTAATGATTTCATTTTTCTTTTATGAATGAAACGAATTCCGATCCACAAACCAAAAATCCAACATATGTAAACAATATGAGATAACAGAAAATCGAGATTAGCATTGATTCCTACAGCAATTCCACTATCAAAATCAAAGTATGATTTTCCACTTTCATCAGCTGCAACCATAACCATGTCAGCTATAATATAAATAATCGACCCTAATAGCATGAACGCAGAAGCCAGTATCGTTGTGCTTAAATAACGCTTCCATCCATTTTTTCCTTCTTCCACATCTAGATAATTCTTCATTTTATTCTTACTCCCTCAGCGTTCTCTTCTCAATCAAATATTTCTTCTCTACTTCGTTTTCATCCAGACGATGTATAAGTACCTACTCCACGTATTAGAACGAGAAGCCCTACAAATATTTCAAATACCGCTTATTTTTGCTTTTTACCTTTGGAGATAAGCCAAGAGACTGACAATATCAGTAAAGCATCACCTTATTTATCCCCTGCATCTTCACACAGAGTTCTTTCTGCTTCTCTTACTTAGCTCATAAAAGCCGTTAAAAAACAGCTTTTTCTGAAAGAAGACTAGACAGCAAGTCATCTTTAACAGTTATGTCTTGCTCATATGTGCCAGCATACACATAATTCTGCAGAAAGTACTTGCTACTCAAGAATATATATCCTAGAACAACTAAAATAAATATTTTTTTCCACATTTTCCTCACCTTTTTATTCAAACTTTTACCCTCATGACTGTTACCACAACACCTAAGGGTTTATCCATAAACAACTTTTTTAGTTTTTAAATTAGCCACCAACTTATATAACACTACAAAAATGTATATAAGTTACAATAATATTACATTATTATTACAAATATAACAACAATATTATAACTAAGAAAAATAGGATAATCAATATGAAGTGCCTAGTAAAATAGATAAAATCACTAGATTAATATCATACATATAAATAAATCAAAAGCATGTTGGAAAAAAAGGGCTTGTTGTCCGGCAGGAATATTTTAAAAAACAAAAAGAGCAAACTCCCTATCATTAGGAGTTTGCTTCTTTTATTTAAATCTTAGATGGGAATTTTCATAACTTTTTTCGTCTCTTTTAGTATTGAGATAATACATTTTAAGACGATAGTTAAGGTACAACATTACCTTAATATGGCTCTTCAAGAAGTACCCAAAGAACTTCTATCTCAAAATCTAGTTGAAGTACAGGTTTGGTAAATCCGCTAGGGACAAATTCCAAATCGTTGGAGAAGCCACCATGTAGAGTATTACTTATTTCAATTGTATGATCTGAATTCATAATTTCCACAGGTGTTTTATGAAATACCTTACCTACAACATGATAGCATCCAATATATGTATGTAGTGCATTTTCTTGAGGGTCAAAATGTGATAAGTGATTACTATGTAGTTATCTATGTCCCAGAAACTTATAACTTCACTTATTGATGTATGCCACTCGTTCGACCAAGCAGATTGAATAAAGTTTAAATAATCAAACCCTGATAAATTAGTATCAAACCATCGGACTGTCTCATAATAAAACAATTTCTGTTTACTTTCTAATAAAGTTAAGGTTTTGCTACCTTCTTGAATTAAAATAGAACCTTCAGGCTCCTTTCTAAGACCACTTATTGTTCTTAATAAAGTTGTTTTCCCACTACCATTTCTAGCAGATAAACCATATACAGTACATTTTTCCAGGTCTATATTAGCTTCATAGAGTAATACTTCTCTTGTAGTCATACTCAAGTTTCTTATTTCCGACATTGTTTATTTTTATAAATATTAATTAAAAATTAAGTATAGTATATTAAATCAAAATGGTAAAATTCCAAAGAAATTAATTTGATTTTTCTAATAAAAAAACAAAAAAAAAGAAGGATAAACCCTTTCTCTTTTTACTGTATAATCATCTAAGCTTATATACTCTTTTTCATCCCACATCGGGCCATTCTCGTAAAAAACACCACCTTTTACAGAACTTTTGAAGGAAGCTAGATTGCAATTTTCACATCGCCTGCTTACTGCATTAGGTTAATAGTAAGTAGTGAGATAAGAGGTATGTTATTTCTGATTTTTCAATTTTTTATTGACAAGCTAAGAAAACAGGTGTAATCTTTTTTCTAGTTAATTAAATTGAATATTCTTATCTCGAGAGGTGGAGGGACTGGCCCTAGGAAGCCTCGGCAACAGACTGTTAAAGTACTGTGCCAATTCCAGTAGCAATTTGCTTGAAGATAAGAAGAGAACCGATAATGATCATTAACCTCTTCTTATTTTTAAGAAGAGGTTTTTTATTTTGAAAAGAAAGAAGGAAACAAAACCATGACAAAGACATTAGTGAAGGCTCCATTTAAAGCTGATCACGTAGGCAGCTTTTTAAGAACAACTCCCCTTAAAGAAGCAAGAGAAGCGTATGTGAATGGGAGAATCAATAAGGCTGATTTAAAATCTGTAGAGGACAAAGAAATTGAAAAACTTGTTCAGAAACAAATTGAAGTTGGGCTTAAATCCATCACAGATGGTGAATTTAGGCGCTCATGGTGGCATTTGGACTTTTTATCAGGCTTAGAAGGCGTAGAAGAGTTTGAAACAGAATACATCAGTCAATTCAAAGGAGCAAAAACAAAAAATAAAGCGATTAAAGTAGTAGGTAAAGTGGACTTCAATCACCATTATATGCTAGAACACTTTACGTTTTTAAAAGAAGCTGTCGAACAACATGGTGATGAAAGCCAAGTTGCTAAATTCTCTATTCCAAGCCCCAACATGTTATTTACTCGAATTCAAGAAGATACATATTACAATGGGAACAGAGAGGAGTTTTATCATGATACTGTAGCTGCTTATCAAAAGGCCATTCAAGCCTTTTACGATGCAGGTTGCCGTTATCTACAATTAGATGATACTTCTTGGATTGATTTTGTTTCTGAAGAACGTATAAATGCAGTTGTTGAGAAGCTTGGTATGGATGTAAAAGACATTATTGATACAAGAGTAAGTTGCTTAAATGATGCTATTTCCAAAAAGCCTGAAGATATGCTCATTACTATGCATATTTGTCGTGGAAACTTCAGATCTACGTATATCACAAGTGGTGGCTATGATACTATATCTGATGCAATCTTTGCTAACTTACATGTAGATGGACTTTTCCTTGAATATGATGATAAGCGTTCAGGTGATTTTGAACCATTAAAAAACTTTACACATAACAATAAAACAGTTGTGCTAGGATTAGTAACATCTAAATTCCCTACACTAGAAGATGCTGAGATTATTAAGCGAAGAATCCAAGAAGCAAGTCAGTATGTTCCTCTAGATAACTTGTCATTGAGTCCACAATGTGGCTTTGCAAGTACAGAAGAAGGAAACGAATTAACAGAAGAAGAGCAATGGAATAAAATTAAGCACGTAATTCAAATTGCTCAAGATGTCTGGGGAGATAACTAAAGAGTGATATTTTTTTCTTAATTGTACATAAGGAGTATTCTGGATGTTTTGAAGTATGGTAAAGAGAAGAAACTTATAAATAGAAAAAGGATGACAAGTATACTTGTCATCCTTTTTCTTTATAAAGCATAAATACTCATGATAGTAGAGATATAAACATTCTATTGAATCGTTTTACCCATGCGCCTTCTGTTCAACATTGACTCTTTTGATAAAAAATGAGATGACTAGCCCAACAATTGCAACAATGATCGCAAAGATGAAAGCATGTTGAACACCGTTGGTAAAGGCAAGAACTTGATTTAATGGATCCATTTTGTCTGATACTGTCTCAAGGAAGCTTCTTGAACCCGATGAGAGAATGGAGATCCCAACAGCTGTTCCAATTGCACCAGAAACCTGCTGTAAGGTGTTCATAATCGCTGTTCCATGCGGATACAGCTCAGGTGGAAGCTGGTTTAATCCATTTGTTTGAGCTGGCATCATAATCATCGAAATTGCTATCATAAGCGCAATGTGTAATCCAACAATAAACCCTGTTGAAGTTTCCAGCGTTACGGTTGAGAAACCATACATTGTGCCCGCTACAATCACAAGTCCAGGGATAACTAACCATTTTGGACCAAAGCGGTCAAATAATCCGCCCATAACTGGTGAAAGAATTCCGTTAATAACTCCTCCAGGAAGAAGCATTAGACCAGCGGCAAAGGTTGATAAAGCTAATGATGTCTGTAAGTACAAGGGTAAAATCACCATCGCAGACAGCAGTACCATCATGCAGACTAGAATTAATAGAAGACCAATTGTAAACATTGGATACTTAAAGGCTTTAAGGTCTAACATTGGCTCTTTCATCTTCGTTTGACGAATAGAGAATGCAACTAATGCAATAACTCCTATCACAATAGCTAGAACAACGTGTAAGCTTCCCCACCCTCCACCTTCTCCAGCGCTACTAAATCCGAATACGATTCCTCCAAAACCTATTGTTGAAAGAACAACAGAAATAATATCGATTTTTGGCTTTGTTGGTGTGGTAACGTTCTGCATAAAGAAAGCCCCAAATACTAAAGCAACAAATAAGAGTGGAAGTGAAATCCAGAAAATCCAGTGCCATGTTAGTGTTTTTAAGATTAAGCCTGATACTGTTGGTCCAACAGCTGGCGCAAACATAATAACAAGGCCGATAATACCCATTGACTTTCCACGTTTA is a window of Priestia aryabhattai DNA encoding:
- a CDS encoding CPBP family intramembrane glutamic endopeptidase, yielding MKNYLDVEEGKNGWKRYLSTTILASAFMLLGSIIYIIADMVMVAADESGKSYFDFDSGIAVGINANLDFLLSHIVYICWIFGLWIGIRFIHKRKMKSLITSNKRVNCKKIIWSFGAFSMLLIVGQVIDVVFNHSDYSWNHVSLKEYIFLILITFLLVPIQTTTEELFFRGLLLQWVSKKVKRPILLAIIVGLMFSIGHFANPEMNISIILVGLDYIVAGFALTYIAIKTKSLEITIGAHAANNMFLALFLTTDDSVFGSIPSLFKVANTEPGANLIWSIITFSVFYILCRGKIKKEEAANDDQLIA
- a CDS encoding 5-methyltetrahydropteroyltriglutamate--homocysteine S-methyltransferase yields the protein MTKTLVKAPFKADHVGSFLRTTPLKEAREAYVNGRINKADLKSVEDKEIEKLVQKQIEVGLKSITDGEFRRSWWHLDFLSGLEGVEEFETEYISQFKGAKTKNKAIKVVGKVDFNHHYMLEHFTFLKEAVEQHGDESQVAKFSIPSPNMLFTRIQEDTYYNGNREEFYHDTVAAYQKAIQAFYDAGCRYLQLDDTSWIDFVSEERINAVVEKLGMDVKDIIDTRVSCLNDAISKKPEDMLITMHICRGNFRSTYITSGGYDTISDAIFANLHVDGLFLEYDDKRSGDFEPLKNFTHNNKTVVLGLVTSKFPTLEDAEIIKRRIQEASQYVPLDNLSLSPQCGFASTEEGNELTEEEQWNKIKHVIQIAQDVWGDN
- a CDS encoding STAS domain-containing protein, producing MEIIYNQREKMTDFIRDNKQSFQDKLLSEAVNVASKINDILETGNIDLLKNAQKLSLYVVEQKEEQLIAFAQQEGVAWAEHALTLAFKLEWVQAIRRTLWHFLYQYDRINNHFNSREEFYALEKRINDKIDQFLNTFLISYSKYKDELIASQRDLVEHLSVPIIPLSQSVAVLPLIGMVDTYRIQTIEEKVLIGISDLRIETLIIDLSGIANMEMHVIDHLQKILTGISMMGCKAILTGLRADLVRTMIHSGISFEEKAETKGTLQQTLKEYLELHQM
- a CDS encoding DUF2935 domain-containing protein codes for the protein MIDGFVERSLDEIRFWSRIMKEHSLFLRLGFRCEDTQLIQEANQFYHLFEQIEQRAHSFTSQIDPEQMKRFNSEVQQAATGIFAFKRKILGLILNGKMQGANNFPLLVDHISREANYFRKRLIELNEGKLKPLADAIIKENVFFLRIMADHAKFIGHLLDPSERKLVDMARNFSNDFDQLVFQARDLDSMKPQSQTVPLLDQFLDENRVSVASLRDFKKTARDLIEECRIKSIIHPLLADHTFREAERFLHIIDMFEASLRNQD
- a CDS encoding DHA2 family efflux MFS transporter permease subunit, which gives rise to MSNQQTVAESSNIKALPIITSFLIAGFIGLFSETALNMALKELISGFGIHETTAQWLTTGYLLTLGILVPISGFILQRFTTRQLFIASLICSIIGTFIAAIAPTFGVLMIARVVQAVGTALLLPLMFNTILVIIPPHKRGKSMGIIGLVIMFAPAVGPTVSGLILKTLTWHWIFWISLPLLFVALVFGAFFMQNVTTPTKPKIDIISVVLSTIGFGGIVFGFSSAGEGGGWGSLHVVLAIVIGVIALVAFSIRQTKMKEPMLDLKAFKYPMFTIGLLLILVCMMVLLSAMVILPLYLQTSLALSTFAAGLMLLPGGVINGILSPVMGGLFDRFGPKWLVIPGLVIVAGTMYGFSTVTLETSTGFIVGLHIALMIAISMIMMPAQTNGLNQLPPELYPHGTAIMNTLQQVSGAIGTAVGISILSSGSRSFLETVSDKMDPLNQVLAFTNGVQHAFIFAIIVAIVGLVISFFIKRVNVEQKAHG
- a CDS encoding ATP-binding cassette domain-containing protein, which produces MTTREVLLYEANIDLEKCTVYGLSARNGSGKTTLLRTISGLRKEPEGSILIQEGSKTLTLLESKQKLFYYETVRWFDTNLSGFDYLNFIQSAWSNEWHTSISEVISFWDIDNYIVITYHILTLKKMHYIHILDAIML
- a CDS encoding STAS domain-containing protein, which produces MKDEIKFLGDTILEYRFEIANEVHESRIIGITEEEKKQLAPFEAELINIRAHFISLFGEVLRDHLDEETALQKFTQWGKDTGEMFCNLKVPLDEALKDTRYYRTFLWKKLKEVIKKNNLSIDTVFEVGGIIDLLLDHAAYSFSLNYVHFYQLTLERAQSAFLELSVPVVPLAKEIAVLPLIGNIDTERANYLMEETLKSVNRLQLQRLILDLSGVYIIDTMVADRIFKVIDSLKLLGVETILTGIRPEVAQTIVSIGIDFSSLTIKSSLQKAIEDVLIHV